Proteins encoded by one window of Methanobrevibacter oralis:
- the cfbD gene encoding Ni-sirohydrochlorin a,c-diamide reductive cyclase catalytic subunit: MHPRPSPIAASLYTLRDMNVEVIVMHGPTGCCFRTARLLESDGVRVLTTGMSENDFILGAGEKLEKTLIEAYEMFKPKLMGIVGTCASMIIGEDLKEAIANADLDCTVIPVESHGGSGEGDNTVGAIMVLDAAAECGVIERSEADRQIEMLEKATEIEKTRGMAQGKYIKPNFGDSKEEVAKILVNALKDNKKVAFVLNVKKETSYLFADIINFDYREINPDNKPLVVANLDENIGLERIRQHATNIKKELPCDIDYITGGLDEYPITGKIASEYLKDKDLDLIVVFGVPHSFPIEEFETESIAITDGPRLVEPLRELGYTHVVAELDAHSKTLGTDEIVFSDFGLMIRSAIGWLK; this comes from the coding sequence ATGCATCCACGACCAAGTCCAATTGCAGCATCTCTTTATACTTTAAGAGACATGAATGTAGAGGTCATTGTCATGCATGGACCAACCGGCTGTTGTTTTAGAACTGCTAGGCTTTTAGAAAGTGATGGTGTGCGTGTACTGACTACTGGAATGTCTGAAAACGATTTTATTTTAGGTGCTGGTGAAAAATTAGAAAAAACTTTAATTGAAGCTTATGAAATGTTTAAACCAAAGCTAATGGGTATTGTCGGGACCTGTGCAAGCATGATAATCGGTGAAGATTTAAAGGAAGCCATAGCTAACGCTGACTTAGATTGCACAGTAATCCCTGTAGAATCTCATGGAGGATCTGGTGAAGGCGACAATACTGTGGGGGCAATTATGGTTTTAGATGCTGCTGCTGAATGTGGTGTAATTGAAAGAAGTGAAGCGGACAGGCAAATCGAAATGCTTGAAAAGGCAACCGAAATAGAAAAAACCCGTGGAATGGCTCAAGGCAAATACATTAAACCTAACTTCGGTGATTCAAAAGAAGAGGTTGCAAAAATACTTGTGAATGCCTTAAAAGATAATAAAAAAGTAGCTTTTGTGTTAAATGTTAAAAAAGAAACTTCTTATTTATTTGCAGACATTATTAATTTTGATTACAGGGAGATTAATCCAGACAATAAACCTTTAGTTGTAGCTAATTTAGATGAGAATATTGGTCTTGAGAGAATCAGACAACATGCAACTAATATTAAAAAAGAACTTCCATGCGATATAGATTATATTACTGGAGGACTGGATGAATATCCAATTACTGGCAAGATAGCTAGCGAATACTTAAAAGATAAAGATTTAGATTTAATAGTTGTATTTGGTGTTCCACATTCATTTCCTATTGAAGAATTTGAAACAGAATCAATTGCCATTACTGATGGGCCACGTTTAGTAGAGCCACTGCGAGAACTTGGATACACACATGTTGTTGCAGAATTGGATGCTCACTCAAAAACATTAGGAACAGATGAAATAGTATTT
- a CDS encoding AAA family ATPase translates to MDLMPISMPKDIDKYFFNRVKDIEMITTQLSMLEKDIPPQLLITGYRGVGKTFLLRKILNDLPSQYLSVFIDLSEITGRKKGKITEEEVLKIILNRIYGILDEKNMRKLKDKILSNFKKLLLKNYDFSNDVNFLDIPIPVIFDNYKELSKFVMELPQNIVDSSEDIKGFVIVFDEFQLLKNLKNPDAFFWLIRSFTQKQFNVSYIFTGSISKTSDIINMVNGQEGAFGGRLIQINIDPFTMDETEKYLNEKSNNLKFTKEGFKRFYSCTRGIPLYINSLSSILPNNKLCDDELIKEMLYEKIDQVAFMWIYVWGRLNPGEKKFIIYLLESDGANRFNLDKNLGYAKSSISRFIDSLSNKGIIEFNGEKFILADKMLERWLKTKCDNIGYYPF, encoded by the coding sequence ATGGATTTAATGCCAATTTCAATGCCAAAAGATATTGATAAGTATTTTTTTAATAGGGTTAAAGATATTGAAATGATTACTACTCAATTAAGCATGTTAGAAAAGGATATTCCTCCTCAGTTACTTATTACGGGGTATAGGGGTGTTGGCAAAACATTTCTTTTAAGAAAAATATTAAATGATTTACCTAGTCAATATTTAAGTGTTTTTATAGATTTATCTGAAATCACTGGTCGAAAAAAGGGAAAAATAACCGAAGAAGAAGTTCTGAAAATTATTTTAAATAGGATATATGGGATTCTTGATGAAAAAAATATGAGAAAGTTAAAAGATAAAATTTTATCTAATTTTAAAAAATTACTATTAAAAAACTATGATTTTTCAAATGATGTTAATTTTTTAGATATTCCAATACCCGTAATTTTTGATAATTATAAGGAGTTAAGTAAATTTGTTATGGAGTTACCTCAAAATATTGTTGATTCATCTGAGGATATTAAAGGTTTTGTAATTGTTTTTGATGAGTTTCAACTGCTTAAAAATTTAAAAAACCCAGATGCATTTTTTTGGTTAATTAGAAGTTTTACACAAAAGCAATTTAATGTAAGTTATATATTCACTGGTTCTATTTCAAAAACTTCAGATATAATAAACATGGTTAATGGCCAAGAGGGAGCTTTTGGGGGACGATTAATACAAATCAATATTGATCCGTTTACTATGGATGAAACAGAAAAATACCTTAATGAAAAATCAAACAATTTAAAATTCACTAAGGAAGGTTTTAAAAGGTTTTATTCATGTACACGAGGTATTCCATTGTATATTAATAGTTTATCTTCAATTTTACCAAATAACAAGCTTTGTGATGATGAACTGATTAAAGAAATGTTATATGAAAAAATAGATCAGGTTGCATTTATGTGGATTTATGTATGGGGTAGATTAAATCCTGGTGAAAAGAAGTTTATTATTTATTTATTAGAATCTGATGGTGCGAACAGGTTTAATCTGGATAAAAATCTAGGTTATGCAAAATCAAGTATTTCCAGATTCATTGATTCTCTTTCAAATAAAGGAATTATAGAATTTAATGGGGAAAAATTCATATTAGCAGATAAAATGTTGGAGAGATGGTTAAAAACTAAATGTGATAATATTGGATATTATCCATTTTAA
- a CDS encoding redox-regulated ATPase YchF — protein sequence MLQIAVTGKPNVGKSSFFNSATSSTVEMANYPFTTIDANKAVAHVISDCPCKELDVTCNPRNSICIDGKRLLPIELIDVAGLVPGAHEGKGLGNKFLDDLMQAKVFIHVIDASGSTDIEGQPVEAGSHDPLEDIEFLEEEIVMWMYGILSRNWIRLVRKIEAEKLDIAKVIFDQLSGTGISLEDIIEAKRHMSNQEYNKWEKEDFIELTRNILDIAKPMLIVANKADLPTAAENIKKIKEKYPNVIPASAESEIALVRASEAGLISYVSGDSSFEILKEKKLSTNQLKALNYIKTNILDVYGSTGIQKALNEGIFGLLNRIVVYPVQDEHKYTDQKGNILPDGILVPKGANPRDLAYLVHSDIGDKFMHAVDARTNMRVASDYELKDRDIISIITKG from the coding sequence ATGCTTCAAATTGCAGTTACTGGAAAACCAAATGTTGGAAAATCATCTTTTTTCAATTCAGCAACTTCATCAACGGTAGAAATGGCAAACTATCCATTTACAACTATTGATGCCAATAAAGCTGTTGCTCATGTAATAAGTGATTGCCCATGTAAAGAATTAGATGTTACTTGTAATCCTAGAAATTCAATTTGTATTGATGGAAAAAGATTGCTTCCTATAGAGTTAATTGATGTTGCGGGGTTAGTGCCAGGAGCACATGAAGGAAAGGGATTAGGTAATAAGTTTTTAGATGACTTAATGCAGGCTAAAGTTTTCATTCATGTCATTGATGCTTCTGGTTCAACTGATATTGAAGGTCAACCAGTTGAAGCAGGTTCTCATGATCCATTAGAAGACATAGAATTTTTAGAAGAAGAAATTGTAATGTGGATGTATGGTATTTTAAGCAGAAACTGGATTAGGCTGGTACGCAAAATTGAAGCTGAAAAGTTAGACATTGCCAAAGTAATTTTTGATCAACTATCCGGTACTGGAATTTCATTAGAAGATATAATTGAAGCTAAAAGACACATGAGCAATCAGGAATATAATAAATGGGAAAAAGAAGATTTCATTGAATTAACACGTAATATATTAGATATTGCAAAACCAATGTTGATTGTAGCAAATAAAGCCGATTTACCAACGGCTGCTGAAAATATTAAAAAAATCAAAGAAAAATATCCAAATGTTATTCCTGCATCTGCAGAATCTGAAATTGCACTTGTAAGGGCGTCTGAAGCTGGTTTAATTAGTTATGTTTCTGGAGATTCTTCATTTGAAATATTAAAAGAGAAAAAATTGTCTACTAATCAATTAAAAGCTTTAAATTATATAAAAACAAATATTTTGGATGTTTATGGAAGTACTGGAATCCAAAAAGCTTTAAATGAAGGAATTTTTGGACTTTTAAATAGGATCGTTGTTTATCCGGTTCAGGATGAACACAAATACACGGATCAAAAGGGAAATATTTTGCCTGATGGAATTTTAGTTCCCAAAGGAGCTAATCCTCGTGATTTGGCTTATCTTGTTCACTCTGATATTGGGGATAAATTTATGCATGCTGTGGATGCTAGAACTAACATGAGGGTGGCCAGTGACTATGAACTGAAAGATAGAGATATTATTAGTATTATTACTAAAGGATAA